In Saccharomyces eubayanus strain FM1318 chromosome XV, whole genome shotgun sequence, a single window of DNA contains:
- a CDS encoding sugar porter family MFS transporter, producing the protein MSSSHLSASGVTDNRNASTADVXVAPPIEKEGLDEFDNTILNEGPLEAPKRGFLGYLTIYLLCIPISFGGFLPGWDSGITAGFINMDNFKMNFGSYKHSTGEYYLSNVRMGLLVAMFSIGCAIGGLMFARLADTLGRRLAIVIVVLVYIVGAIIQISSSHKWYQYFVGKIIYGLGAGGCSVLCPMLLSEIAPKDLRGGLISLYQLNMTFGIFLGYCSVYGTRKYDNTAQWRIPIGLCFLWALIIIIGMLMVPESPRYLIESERHEEARTSIAKINKVSPEDPWVHGEAEEIIAGVLAQREQGEASWKELLSVKTKVFRRLITGILVQTFLQLTGENYFFFYGT; encoded by the coding sequence atGTCTAGCTCCCATTTATCTGCTAGCGGTGTTACAGATAATCGAAATGCTTCCACTGCRGACGTTCAKGTCGCACCACCCATAGAGAAGGAGGGGCTTGATGARTTTGACAATACAATMCTGAATGAAGGCCCTCTAGAAGCACCAAAGAGAGGATTTTTGGGATACCTGACTATCTATTTACTTTGTATTCCTATCTCTTTCGGAGGGTTTTTACCTGGCTGGGATAGTGGTATCACTGCCGGTTTCATTAACATGGACAATTTTAAAATGAATTTCGGATCTTACAAGCACAGTACCGGAGAGTACTATTTGAGTAACGTGCGTATGGGTCTTTTGGTTGCAATGTTCAGTATAGGGTGCGCTATAGGTGGCCTTATGTTTGCGCGTCTGGCTGATACTTTAGGCAGAAGACTAGCAATTGTGATAGTGGTGTTGGTGTATATTGTAGGTGCAATCATCCAAATCAGTTCAAGCCACAAATGGTACCAGTATTTTGTCGGTAAAATCATATACGGTTTAGGTGCTGGTGGCTGTTCCGTGTTGTGCCCAATGCTTCTGTCTGAAATAGCTCCCAAGGATCTGAGAGGTGGACTCATTTCATTATACCAATTGAACATGACCTTTGGGATTTTCCTAGGTTACTGTAGCGTTTACGGAACACGTAAATACGACAATACCGCACAATGGAGAATACCTATTGGGTTATGCTTTTTATGGGCCCTAATTATCATCATTGGTATGTTAATGGTTCCAGAGTCACCAAGATATCTAATCGAATCCGAAAGACACGAGGAGGCACGTACTTCCATTGCCAAGATAAACAAGGTTTCACCAGAAGATCCATGGGTACATGgagaagcagaagaaatTATTGCAGGTGTGCTTGCTCAGAGGGAACAAGGGGAGGCCTCATGGAAGGAGCTTCTGTCAGTGAAAACCAAAGTTTTCCGGCGTTTGATTACCGGGATACTTGTGCAAACGTTCTTGCAACTTACCGGTGAAAactactttttcttctacgGAAC